The following are encoded together in the Chlorocebus sabaeus isolate Y175 chromosome 12, mChlSab1.0.hap1, whole genome shotgun sequence genome:
- the LOC119624339 gene encoding uncharacterized protein, which translates to MSGMRRYEVALEAEEEIYWGCFYFFPWLRMWRRERSSAHPGEQKLEPLRGLMSCLSSGLGPAPQRSGRSLPRRSPTAAAQPASALKI; encoded by the exons ATGTCGGGAATGAGGAGATACGAAGTGGCGCTGGAGGCGGAGGAGGA GATCTACTGGGGCTGTTTCTACTTTTTCCCCTGGCTGCGCATGTGGCGGAGGGAGCGGAG CTCGGCGCACCCCGGGGAGCAGAAGCTGGAGCCTCTGCGAGGCCTGATGAGCTGTCTGTCCAGCGGCCTGGGCCCTGCTCCCCAGCGCTCGGGTCGTAGCCTCCCCCGCCGCAGCCCCACCGCCGCTGCCCAGCCAGCCAGTGCATTAAAGATTTAA